The Bacteroides sp. genomic interval TTTTCGATCTCCATAAAATCGGAAGTGGCCGTTTTTCGAATTTTATTGGTTTTTACGGCGCCTGCAGTTTGTATGGCCCCGCCAAGCAATAACAACTTTTCGGTGAGGGTGGTTTTACCGGCATCTGGGTGGCTGATAATCCCAAAAGTTCTTCTGTTTCTGTAACTCACTTCTTTTTATGTTTTTTTATTACAAGCACTGGCAACGGCTGCTAAAATGCATTTTTCCTATGCAGGCGATTCAATCAGTGGAAAAGAGAAAAGCAATGAAAGGAATTTTCAGGGCGGGGAAACTGGACAATGGAGAAATATTACTGGCATATACAGACCACAAAAGTAATCAATATTGCCAAGGAAGGAGTTTTTTTCCGTTGTTTGGGTTAGACTGGAGAGGTCAAATGGGATCAAAGCATTTTGTTCATTTTATGTAATTTTGCGGAATGAGCCTCCAGCCCGAAAATCATAGTTTGCATGAAGAGAAGCAATTCCTTGCACTGGTGATGAAGAAACTCACCGATTCGCTGAAGCAATTCAGCGAGCGGATCAAGGGGCTTTCCGATGATATGCTTGAGACCAGGAGGTACCTGTATGAGCATAAGACAGGGATGGACCGTATGGAGCGCTATGCCATCCTGCAGAGCCTCTTTCGGGGTAACTTGGTGGGTGAGAGTGCCGTGGAGCGTATGAAGAACATTGAAAAACTGCTGGCGTCACCTTACTTTGGGCGAATCGACTTCAGGGAAAAAAGCGGGGATGAGGTGTTCCCATTGTATATCGGCATCCATTCGTTTTACGACCAGGAGGCCCGGGCCAATGTAATCCACGACTGGCGGGCACCCGTTTCAAGTATGTTTTACGATTTTGAGCTGGGCGAGGTTTTTTTTGAAACCCACGAAGGCAGGGTCGAGGGCGACATCACCCTCAAGGGGCAGTATCATATCCGCAACGGCAAAATGGAGTATATGCTCGAGAACCCCTCGGCAGTATACGATGAGATGCTGCAGCAGGTGCTGAGTGAAAACTCTGACCGTAAGATGCGCAACATCGTGGCCACCATTCAACGTGATCAGAACCCCATTGTCAGGAATGAGCGCTCACGGGTGTTGATCATACAAGGGGTAGCTGGATCGGGCAAGACCTCCATAGCCCTCCACCGCATCGCCTTCCTACTCTATCGCTTTAAGGCCACGATTAAAGCCAACAACATCCTCATCATCTCGCCCAACAAGGTGTATGCTGACTACATTGCCAATGTATTGCCCGAACTGGGTGAGGAGCGGGTCCCCGAAATGGGTATGGAAGAACTTGGTGCGAAGCTGCTGCAAGGACGCTATAAGTTCCAGACCTTTTTTGAGCAGGTCAGCCAGTTGCTGGGAAAAAGCGACGAGGGTTTTCGTGAGCGCATCGAGTTCAAGGCCTCTGGCGATATGCTTACCAGGCTTGACCAGTATTTAGTTTATGTCAACAACGAATTTTTTAAGCCTGCCGACCTGTGGGTGGGACGAAGCTTGGTGCCAGAATGGTTTATCAAAGAACAGTTCGAGTCGCTCCATCGCCTGCCTGTAATGAAGCGCTTCGGGATGATGGCCAAAGCCATAGAGGATAACATTGTTTTTTATTACCGCCGTGATGTGACTCCCGAGGAGCGCAAGTTTATCCTGAAGGAGGTGACGGCGATGTTCAGGATTACCAACGTGAGACAGCTGTATAAGGATTTCTACGAATGGCTGGGGCAGCCCCAAATGCTGAAGGCAGCCAGCAGGTCGAGACTCGAGTATGCTGATGTGTTTCCGCTGGTGTACCTGATGATACGCTTTGAAGGTTCACAGACCTTCGATGGGGTGAAGCACCTTTTGGTGGACGAGATGCAGGACTACACCCCCTTACAGTATGCAGTGCTGGCCAGGCTGTTTTCCTGCAATAAAACCATCCTGGGTGACGCCAGCCAAAAGGTGAGCCTGGCAGGCTCCTCGACGGCCGAGATGATCCGCGAGGTGATGCCCGATGCCGACCTGGTGAAGCTCAGGCGAAGCTACCGTAGCACTTGGGAGATTACACGCTTTGCCCAGCAGATCCTGCCCGACAGCCTGCTTATAGCAGTGGAGCGTCATGGTGAGGCGCCCAAGGTGAAAGGCTTTGGCGGGCAGAAGGAGGAGGTGGCCTACATCAGGGAGCGCATTGTAACCTTTTGGAAATCAGGTCAAAAGACGATGGGTATCATCTGCAAGACACAGAAACAGGCTGATTGGCTCTACGGACAACTGGGCTCGATGCAAGAGTCAGTCAGCATACTCGATAAACAGAGTAAGGCGTTTTCCTTAGGAGTGGTTTTGATGCCCGTTCACCTGGCCAAAGGGCTGGAGTTTGATGAAGTAATTGTACCCTTCGTTACCGGTGAGCATTACAATACTGAATTGGATAAGCACCTGCTTTATATTGCCTGTACGAGGGCGATGCACAGGCTCGGATTGAGCTACGCCGGGAGAAAAAGCCAGTTTATTTAGGGTTTTAAGTTTCAAATCTAAGTTTTCTAGTGCCAAGTTTCAACCTGTCCCATGCCTAGCTGGGCTTTAGGCTCCTGATTTCATTTTCTGGCATCAGAGATCTGATCAATGAGTAAGATTTAAAGAAAAATTTTCATCTTGGGTTCGGTAATGAATCAGATTGTAATCCACTGAAGATTGATGCATTAAAGAACTATAATTCAAGTGTTTGCAAGATTGTAGTTAATTTTGTTTTGCCGATGAAAGTCAAGGGAAAAGCCCTTTTGCATTCGGCAAGGAGATGAATGTTAAACCCCATGAAAGGTGATGCAGTGCCGGTTAGCGAGGGCTTTCCGCATGCCGATGGGGCGGCAACAGCAAACATTCCGGTTGAATAAACCGGCGATGATGTGAATGTTTACCTGGGGTTCCAGTCGGCTGACAGCAATTGCATTACGAAAGGCACTTTCATTTGGCAGGTTACGGCAGAACAGGCAGCAGGGTGATTCTAGAGGGAGACCACTTTCAGTGAGGGGGCTCTTTTCTCTTTCAGAACCTGATTTTTCACTTTCGGGCTGAATTTTGGCACCCTGGGCAATTTTTGGTGATATATGGATTTGGGAACCATTACCTTTGTTTCATGTTTGAAAATGAAAACCTTTTCAGGCGCCTGCTACGCATCTCACTGTATACCTCCCTGTTAATGGCGGTGGTGTCGGTGACGCCTTTTTTTACGGTGCAGCGTGAATTTTCGGCGAGTTTTTTCGTGTTTTTCATTCTGAGCCTGTTTTTTACCGTGCTGGTGATCTGGCAGATAAACATCGTGCTGGTTTATGTTTATGAGAAGCAAAGGGTGGGCAGGCGCTATTACTGGACACGTTACCTGCTGA includes:
- a CDS encoding 3'-5' exonuclease; translated protein: MSLQPENHSLHEEKQFLALVMKKLTDSLKQFSERIKGLSDDMLETRRYLYEHKTGMDRMERYAILQSLFRGNLVGESAVERMKNIEKLLASPYFGRIDFREKSGDEVFPLYIGIHSFYDQEARANVIHDWRAPVSSMFYDFELGEVFFETHEGRVEGDITLKGQYHIRNGKMEYMLENPSAVYDEMLQQVLSENSDRKMRNIVATIQRDQNPIVRNERSRVLIIQGVAGSGKTSIALHRIAFLLYRFKATIKANNILIISPNKVYADYIANVLPELGEERVPEMGMEELGAKLLQGRYKFQTFFEQVSQLLGKSDEGFRERIEFKASGDMLTRLDQYLVYVNNEFFKPADLWVGRSLVPEWFIKEQFESLHRLPVMKRFGMMAKAIEDNIVFYYRRDVTPEERKFILKEVTAMFRITNVRQLYKDFYEWLGQPQMLKAASRSRLEYADVFPLVYLMIRFEGSQTFDGVKHLLVDEMQDYTPLQYAVLARLFSCNKTILGDASQKVSLAGSSTAEMIREVMPDADLVKLRRSYRSTWEITRFAQQILPDSLLIAVERHGEAPKVKGFGGQKEEVAYIRERIVTFWKSGQKTMGIICKTQKQADWLYGQLGSMQESVSILDKQSKAFSLGVVLMPVHLAKGLEFDEVIVPFVTGEHYNTELDKHLLYIACTRAMHRLGLSYAGRKSQFI